The Oncorhynchus clarkii lewisi isolate Uvic-CL-2024 chromosome 31, UVic_Ocla_1.0, whole genome shotgun sequence genome includes the window AGGATGTCATCACGGAGGTCCATGGCGTGCTGGCGGAGTTCATTAAGCTCAACCCCCGAGCCTGGGCTCCCCTTGTCTCAACCTGGGCTGTAGACCTGCTGGGGCAGCTGAGCTCCAAGCATGCTGGCCGCAGGGCAGCTCCCCACTCCTCCAGCCTCAACGAGCTGCTGCAGCTGTGGATGTCCTGTGCGGCTACACGCTCCCTCATGGAGGCTTATACCCAGTGCCTAGCGGCCATGATAGCCTGGTGTCCTGACCAATGTGTGGACGCTCTCCTGGACACCTCCGTGCAGCACTCCCCCCACTTCGACTGGGTGGTGGCTCACATCGGATCCTCCTTCCCGGGCACCATCATCAGCCGTGTCCTGGCCTGTGGCCTTAAAGACTTCTGCTCCCACGGGACGGCTGACAAGTGTCAGGGAGATAAGAGCAGCCGAGTGCCTAAGATCGGCTCTGTGGTGGGGATCCTAGGCCACCTGGCGGCGCGGCACTCTGACAGCATCCGGCGGGAGCTGCTGAGGATGTTCCAGGAGAGCCTCAGTCCCCCGACTATACCCCCCAGCTCTGGGTCCACCTCCTTGGAGCACTCAGCCCAGCTCCGTAGAGCCACAGTGCCCTTCCTTCTCCAGCTGGCGGCGCTGTCTCCTTCTCTTCTGGGCGCCGTATCTACAGAGCTGGTGGAGTCTCTACGGCCTCCAGTCTTGCTCCAGCTCCAGGCTGTTCTACAGGGCCTTCCCAGGGACGAGCTTGACAACATGCTGGGGCTGGCTGTCCACCTCATCGCCCAGAGCCCTGCTGGAGGGGCACGCATCCTCCGCTTCCTAGCTGACACGGCCACTCCCGCCTCTGTCATCATCTCCGGCCCCACGTCTTCCCCTCACGAGGGGGTCCGGGAGGCCTGCGACCTCCTCCTCCAGATGCTCCTGCTGCACCTCCACAAGCTGGTCTACACCCGCTCAGAAGGGGATGACGGCTACTACAGCcgcccccactctccctcctcccaggCGCCCCGTGTGGTCCCCTTCCTAGAGGAGCTGCAGTCCCAAGTGGGAGAGCTCTGTGCTGAGATGCTGAGACTGGAGAGGAAGCGTCATCTCTGGCTGCACCAGCTGCTGTGTCTGCTGTGTCTGCTGTCTGTATACGGGGGCCCTAGCGTGGCCACGGAGGCCCTCTGTCAGCTGCTCACCCTGGCCCGGAACCCAGACCAGCTGGCCCTGGCCTGGCAGCTCCACACCCCACTGTCCGCCTGCCTGCCGGGCCTCATCCCTGCCGCAGTGACCCGCTGCGTGGCCCAGATCCATACACACACCCTGGGACCCAGGCAGCTCTGCCAGCTCCTTCTCAACCTGGGCTCTGCCATGCAGAGtgtacaggaggaggagaggaggggcccAGGAGAAGGCATGGGAGGAGGAGGTGCTAGTCCTCAGTCCTCCATGTCAGTGCAGGTTGGAGCAGCGGTCTCAGGACACCTCCATGACTTCTGTCCTCTGCTCCTCCACAGTGACCCGGCGGTATCCCACGCTGCCGTGTGGCTCCTGTCCCGCAGCCCCCTCCCCCGTGCTGCCCTGCCTTCCCACCTGTTGCTTGTTTGTCGAGCTGCCGTCACACACTTCTTTCTGGCActgcggaggagaggagagacagggaaggggaGAGACGAAGGCCAGGGAGGAGAGGCGGTGAACTGTTCGGTGCTCCTCCTGTCCCGTCTGGTAGGTTACTCCCCTCTAACCCTCAAATGTGTCCTGCAGCACCTGGTGGAGGGAGCTCTACATAAAGGAAACACTGACTTGTTCGGAGGGCAGAGTGAGGACATTGGAAGGGACACCCCCATCTCCCCGTCCCTGGCCCCTGACCGGGTGGGCTCCCTGCTGGACATCAACTGCAGGTTCGGCACCACGGTCAACTTCTCTGGCAGTGTGTGGTCTGTGTTCCATGCTGGGGTGATAGGGAAGGGTCTGAAGCAGCGCAGTGCTACGCCTCACCCCGACGCCGCCAGTGTCATACAGAATGTCCAGACTCTGCTGGCTGTCACCGTCCAGTGCTGCAGTGCACCCTCCGGGAATGGCGGCAACGGTGGAGGCACCCGACACCAGCCCTCCGTTCCAGACGAGCCGCCGCCCATCAACGCTGAGGCGGCCAAAATGATGGCAGTGACGCTGGTGGAGTATATCTGCCCCGACGTGGCCAACGGGGAACTGTCATGGCCGCCAGAGGAACATGCACGCACAACTGTAGAACGTGACATACACATCCGCCGCTGCTTCGAGGCCCACCCTGTCCTCTTCCCTTTACTCCATGTTGTGGCTGCCGGGCGTCCTGCTCTCTGTTACTGTTCTGCGGTGCTCCGGGGCCTGCTGGCCACTCTGCTGGCCCACTGGGAGGCTTCGAGGGAGGCTTTGGCGATGGACTCCCCGTGGCACCTCCAGGCCTCATGCATGCTGGTGTCCTGTATGGGCGAGGGCCAGCTGCTGCCCCCTGTGCTGGGCAACGTCCACGAGGCTTTCCCCTACCTGACGCCGTTCGAGGTGAGGCTTCTCCTCCTGGCTGTGTGGGAATATGTAAGGGGTAACGGCCCCATGCCACAGAAGTTTGTCTTCAGTGCCGAGAAGGGCCTGTTCTGCCGGGATTTCTCGCGGGATGGAGACGTGGCGAGATACGTAGCACCCATTCACAGTGTCCTGCATAAGAACATTGACCGGCTGGGGCATCTATGCTGGCGTTTCCAGCTCTGAACAAGGGAAGGAGAGAACTGATAGAGGGATGGACAGGAAAAAGGTGCAAGAAGTGGGACGGTTGGAATTGTTTGTGAAAGATGAGGATGGGGGTGGTTGGTGATCGGGAATTGTGGAGATGTTGCTTTGCTGTTTTCTTGTTTGTTGCTCTAACTTGAATCTAGATCTGTATGCACTGAAGCATAGTTGAGCATGTTATATCTACTGTTTATCTTTCTCCTGTTTTGTATCATTTTTATAGATTAAATATAATTGTTTATGTAGCTGTTACTGTAGGGGGATAAAAACATGTAGTATACCATAAATAAATTAGCAGAAAAGGGAGTGATCATAATTTTGTTGTTTTAAATATCTGGCCTTTGAACTTGACTGTCTACATTTCGAGCTACAGCAGTTCTGAATTTCAATTCAACTTATTTTTTCTTGAATTGAAACAGAAGTACAACTTTGTAATGAGAAGGTACATCAATGATAATGTAATCATTTTACATCAACTAACACAGCCTGCAGGTATATGATGAATCACACAAACATTCCATGAAATGTCTTTACATACAGCACAATTTATGTTTGAACCAGATCTCCTAATAAATGTGCAAGAGTGCAGCAAAGCTGAGACTGTTATTTTGTCAACCTAGAGGGGAATTCTATCAACACTACACCTTTGACACTTAATGGGCCATTTTCAATTCATTAATTGGATTTGAATTAATCTGAATTGACCCCAAATGTGCAtgccattctaaacagagccATACATATCTGTAAAAGATCATTGTCTCTGACTTCCATATGCTCCGTGCAAATGTTTCACAATGTAGTTTTATAGTGGTAGAGCCTGTAAGTGTGTTTGTCCCTGAAGGAAAAATAAGCAAGTGCAGTGCAACCATAGAGAATTGCTCCAGAACTGACCACCTCAAGCTGACGTGTCCTTGTCTGAGAGGATAAAGAAATACAAGGAGGGGATAAACGGTGAATAATTCCAGAAGACTCATAAATACAATATATCAGTTTCAAATCTAAATGCCGATAAAAAttgaatatatataataaataaatactgaaAATAATCCACCAATATCGAATTTCGTCCTATATATTTAAAGACTACAAAAAAATATTGTTACTCCACGATATTTGTTAGTTTGAGTGAAACCGGGGTGGGCCAAGGTTGAAACTAAACCAAGATGGCCGCCTTCGTAGTAAGGTAAGACAAAGCATTTCTGCGGTTAAATTATACATTTAACTAGTGGTTTCGAAAAATATTTCGCATGCACAGTGATTCGCTTGCAATATCCAGGAGTAGACAGGTTGAGTTATCTTTTTACTGTCTCTAGCTAGCAGCTCGAGCCTTTAATTGAAATAGCGGCCTGACAGCGCTCTCTAAGCAGCTAACGTTAACCTTTTGGGATGATGATCTATCTAGCTGGATGATGATCTATCTATCTAGCTAGATGATGGACATACATTGGTAACTATTTCGATCGGTGAAATATCATATGTGCGTATCTCTGTCCTACATCTTGTATTACGACGGGGATTTAGGTAGCTAGCAGCCGGTGTTGGCTAACTAGCCAGATTTGACAGGACCAAATCGACGTTAGCAGTTAGCATGCCAGATTAATAGCTCTAACAGCATTTTAGGACGCAGCGAGCGCAAATGACAAGAAGCCATGTTAGCCAGATAAGTTTGCCAAAGATGGCCTTTCTATTAACATGCATACTAGCTAATTAACATATATAGCTAAGTTAACTAGCTATAACGTTAGTGATTCATAAAACAGTTAGACGAGGTTAATCAACAACAGGATATGGTACCCGGAAGCAGCAACTTCGGGTCCTTGAGTACaacatatatttttgttgtaACCCCAGACAAAAACACTTGATTCAACTTGTCTGAATCACTTCAAAGGTAACGCGTATCTCACATGTGGGGTACAACATTCATGTTGTGAAGGGTGTGATTGCTATGATGATTTCCTCCTTTTAATGTGGTGATTGTAGTCTAATCGGGTGCACCAGTTGACCAGTAGAATCAGGTCTGCTTGTCTTGGGGCACAACAGTGTGCTGTTGGGAGTACTCGAGGATCTCAGTTGGAATATGTTTATGACTTGTTGTCAGCGTTATCTATCACTGTAACGTTACAGAGCTGAATGTATGTAGTATTTTTCCACTTAACATTTACTTCCAATTTTCTGTTTCTCTCATCAGCCCTCTCAAGATGGGGCCTCTGTTAGtgttgtggctggctggctgcctcaGTGGGACCTGGGCAGTGGACCGGGGGAACTTCAAAACCTGTGACCAGAGTGCATTCTGCAAGTGAGTTCTAGATGATACGCAGCTACACCACTTAGCACCTTCATAGAGATTGTACACAGTCAATGAGAGTAGACTGTCAGTCTAAGTAACTGATGGTAACGTGTAAGTCAACAAGTCTACCTCCATTCTCTTCCACACTTATGGTCCAGTGTTCACAATATGTACCTTAATAAACATATTTtaactctgtgtgtttgtgcactcAGGCGTCAGCGAGCGTTAAAGCCTGGCCAGTCCCCATACAGAGCCCTGCTGGAGACCCTGGAGCTCACCAACACCAAACTCACACTGCAGCTCATCAATGACAACAACAAGGTTtgttagacacacacagagactttaATTCACAGATGATGTAATATGTTATTGTACATCCATCCATACATGTATTAACAGGTGTGCTGAAACCCCTTTGGGTCCTGGTCTCGTCttttttaacccccccccccccccccccccacctctcccccgCTCCCTCAGGTGCGTCTGCTGCTTGAGCTCTATCGTCTCCAGGGCAACATGACCAGGGTGAAGATAAATGAATTGAAGCCACTGAAGCCTCGTTTTGAGGTCCCCGATGTGCTCATCAATGACCCACCCACAGAGCCGTAAGTCTCATAGGGAGCCATCTGGAGTAGTGGATGGGTGACATTGAGCCATGTGGATGGGGAGAATTAAAGAATTGGTTAGGACAGAGACCAGCAATGGAGTTAAAAGGAAATGTAGTTAGTGGAGGAAGCAGGCAAACACTACCTGAGGGCATGCAGTAGATAAATTGCCTGGCTCTCAGTTGATAATATCATAACCTCCAGCACCAAGAGAGAATACATCTGTGAATAGACAGTGGAGACAAGATGGCACAGAATAATTTATTTGTTGGGTGTTTTCTGTTTCTTCCACCCATCAATTTACCTATTTCACAcatctcgttctccctctccttcagttTGTCTCTCCTGTCTCGGGATGAGAACGGGGTGGTTCTGTCTTTGGGGGCAGACTCTCAGCGGCTGATCGTCAGCGCTAAGCCGTTCCGATTGGACATCATGGAGGGGCGGGAGGTTCTTCTGTCACTTAACTCCCGTGGCCTGCTGGCCTTCGAGCACCTCCGGATCCGCAAGGATACGTGAGTCACACCCACATCCCACGCACCCCTCACATCCCACGCACCAACTCACATCCCACGCACCAACTCACATCCCACGCACCAACTCACATCCCACGCACCCCCTCGCATCCCACGCACCCCACACACCCCTCATGTTTCTTTGTTTTCTTGCTTTTTCACTGCTTGTTATTGTGTTCTCCATTTCATTATTATTTTCCTCCATTCTGTCCCGTTCTTCTCTTCTACCTCTCAGCATCTCCTATAAGATAAAAACCAAAGTTAATAGCATGTGGGAAAACATCAAGTGGGTATTCTCTAGGTAAATTCCTTCACCTTTGTAGGTTTGTATTTGTCTGTGCTGGCAATGTAGGAGTATGGAATTGAGTTGTAGTTTAGACATCCAAGAAGTTTAGACATCCAAAAATGACATGACCAAATGGCTCAAGGATGTGGTGACTTGGGCTGGTAACATTTTCTGAAATATTTTCCTGTCTAGGCATGAAGGCCAGTTCTAGGCTCACTACCATTTGGTCTGCTCTTTACCGGTCTTCAGAGGAGATGCTCACATGCCTTTTTCCTCCCACATTTCCACATTTCTCTTGACTTCAAATGTCTTCATGATACAGCCATTTCACCACACTGTTGACCCAACAGTCATGTCATATGTAGAGGCGGCATAGTCTAATCCCATAGCACTGAGTAACCCACGATGTCTCTCCCCTCAAGGATTGTTTGTTCTGGTCAGTGTGTGCTTTCACAGGGGTAGTATGTATGTGTAAGGCAGGGTACCGGTAGTCACTTGGGGGTTAGTCCCTTGGTGTTTACATCCAAAATAACCACAAGTTAGGGAATTGTTCTCCTCTTGTTCGCCTTTGTCATTAGAGTGAAATTTTAAAAGGTTAAGTAGGTTGACACTAACACTATTTTGATTCTAGTGCGAAGGCTGTGTGGGGTCATGATTTTCCTGTTCTCTTTTCCATATGTGCCTCTTGTTCCATTTGGAATTTTTATTTACTCAGTTGTCAgcaggttgtctctctctctctctctcccacagcaaGGTAGACCCAGAAGGAACTGAGAATAAAGAAGAAACTGAGGCTGCCAACGAACCggcagaaggagaggaagaggtatGGGAGGGGTAACGAAGGATTCCCCCAGGCTTTTGATCAGGATCAGTAAACTGAACAAAAGATGCAGTTAAAGGTTTTTTTAAATATTGCTTTCTTTTGTAACTTTACTGCCCTGCCCTTGGGCTGAAATCAACCTCTTTCTGTTGTAACCTTACTGCCCTTGGGCTGAAATCAACCTCTTTCTGTTGTAACCTTACTGCCCTTGGGCTGAAATCAACCTCTTTCTGTTGTAACCTTACTGCCCCTGGGCTGAAATCAACCCCTTTCTGTTGTAACCTTACTGCCCCTGGGCTGAAATCAACCTCTTTCTGTTGTAACCTTACTGCCCCTGGGCTGAAATCAACCCCTTTCTGTTGTAACCTTACTGCCCCTGGGCTGAAATCAACCCCTTTTTGTTGTAACCTTACTGCCCCTGGGCTGAAATCAACCCCTTTCTTTTGTAACCTTACTGCCCCTGGGCTGAAATCAACCTCTTTCTGTTGTAACCTTACTGCCCCTGGGCTGAAATCAACCCCTTTTTGTTGTAACCTTACTGCCCCTGGGCTGAAATCAACCCCTTTCTGTTGTAACCTTACTGCCCCTGGGCTGAAATCAACCCCTTTTTGTTGTAACCTTACTGCCCCTGGGCTGAAATCAACCCCTTTCTTTTGTAACCTTACTGCCCCTGGGCTGAAATCGAACCCTTTCTGTTGTAACTAGAGATTAAATGGTATGAGAATTTCATATCACGATTATAGTGACCAAAATTATCACGGTTAGCAGTATTATTGCGGTATTGTTAAAACGTGCAGAAAGTACTgatactcacacacactgaaatcATTTCACCAAGTTTTATATTGAAAACCAACAAACAATGAATTAGCAGCACTATGCACTTTGTGTGCATAAACATTAAATAATATCATTAAAGATGGCACTATGTGGCCATGAGGTAAAAGTTTCCCTTGTGTAGGTTTTAATGAACACAACCTTAAGTAAGCAAATCAAATGTGCATATAAAAGCAACACAAGTAAAGCAATGTGAATGTAAgaacaatacaaccatatgtaaacacatccaatgttcACCTCTCTGCTGACTTGTTGAGGTAATCTTTCTCAGCAACTCAGCCAGGCCTTTCCCCTCTGATGCCGCTGTAGGGGTGGTGGAGGTGCTGCTGGTGCTTTGTGGTTCTTCCCTGACTTGTGCAGCTGCCAGCTTCAAGGCCTCCTGAACACGGCTGTCAGTGTCAACTGTTGCAGCCTCAGGCTCACCTAAAAAGCTCCCTTTGAAGCAGGGGTCATTGAAACAAGCCATGTGCCTGACTCTTTGCCTAATGTGTATCTGTTGTTAAGCTCTTCTCTCATTACCCTTTTCatctccttggtcagggatggaTCCATATCCTTTTCCACCAGAACATCACGGGTGATGTGGTTCAGGACAGGCTTGATGGCTGACAGTGACAGACACTCATGTCTGAGGCAAGTGCATCTGTAAACTTGCTCAGAGGTTCAAGGAGCTGGCACAGTTGCTTCCATGACACTTATGTCGGCATCCATGGCCATCAGGTGCCATGTTCCTCTTTCTCCAGCCAGTGTCACACAGGCTGGCTGCTATTGGCTGAGGAAACGCTCCAGCATCTTGTATGTAGATCCCCATCCGGTCACCACATCATGGATCAGAGCCTTCTGTGGCATGTTAAGGGCAGCTTGCTTTTCTCTCAGTTCTCTCCTTCCAGCTAAGTGAGAAGCCTTGGACCAGATGACAGCAGGCCTTGACTGTTGTGTCAACTCTCTGAATTTTCAGAGCCTTTGAGATGGCCAGGTTCAAATGATGGCCAAAGCCCCCAAGCCACAGATCTGGGAACTCTTCAAAAGCCCTGGTCATGTTTGTTGTGTTGTCTGTGGTTATGCAGACCAGGTCTTTCTTGCTGATCCCCCACTCTTC containing:
- the LOC139391210 gene encoding integrator complex subunit 5-like, which encodes MCAVFDGTSLTVTMQPSLTHTPQNAFSPQELSQEIKSFISGVDQTQGRKLSVREHARCAVRLLRSVPACRGAVLEHLRGVYNEHVSAFLHNLETNGDGDGDSNLEDVITEVHGVLAEFIKLNPRAWAPLVSTWAVDLLGQLSSKHAGRRAAPHSSSLNELLQLWMSCAATRSLMEAYTQCLAAMIAWCPDQCVDALLDTSVQHSPHFDWVVAHIGSSFPGTIISRVLACGLKDFCSHGTADKCQGDKSSRVPKIGSVVGILGHLAARHSDSIRRELLRMFQESLSPPTIPPSSGSTSLEHSAQLRRATVPFLLQLAALSPSLLGAVSTELVESLRPPVLLQLQAVLQGLPRDELDNMLGLAVHLIAQSPAGGARILRFLADTATPASVIISGPTSSPHEGVREACDLLLQMLLLHLHKLVYTRSEGDDGYYSRPHSPSSQAPRVVPFLEELQSQVGELCAEMLRLERKRHLWLHQLLCLLCLLSVYGGPSVATEALCQLLTLARNPDQLALAWQLHTPLSACLPGLIPAAVTRCVAQIHTHTLGPRQLCQLLLNLGSAMQSVQEEERRGPGEGMGGGGASPQSSMSVQVGAAVSGHLHDFCPLLLHSDPAVSHAAVWLLSRSPLPRAALPSHLLLVCRAAVTHFFLALRRRGETGKGRDEGQGGEAVNCSVLLLSRLVGYSPLTLKCVLQHLVEGALHKGNTDLFGGQSEDIGRDTPISPSLAPDRVGSLLDINCRFGTTVNFSGSVWSVFHAGVIGKGLKQRSATPHPDAASVIQNVQTLLAVTVQCCSAPSGNGGNGGGTRHQPSVPDEPPPINAEAAKMMAVTLVEYICPDVANGELSWPPEEHARTTVERDIHIRRCFEAHPVLFPLLHVVAAGRPALCYCSAVLRGLLATLLAHWEASREALAMDSPWHLQASCMLVSCMGEGQLLPPVLGNVHEAFPYLTPFEVRLLLLAVWEYVRGNGPMPQKFVFSAEKGLFCRDFSRDGDVARYVAPIHSVLHKNIDRLGHLCWRFQL